The Pirellulales bacterium genome window below encodes:
- a CDS encoding mechanosensitive ion channel family protein — MTTAMFALLAAEAVDPLKTSDEFKRWSAETLAKFRALDFRHLTQEEWLHIATYYGLRIAFVLVLMSLAWTLSGWASAIVSRAMTRVKFDETLTKFFAKLVRWLILLIVGLTCLSYFGIETTSFAAVVGAFGLAIGLAFQGTLSNFAAGAMLLIFRPYKVGDIVNVAGYTAKVFEIELFTTTLDTPDNRRIIVPNSSIFGAVIENITYHKSRRADVDVGISYFADIDETRRALESAVKSVPLVELLPEPKVVLLGFGASSVDWQVRGWVKTDAFIDGKQALVRAIKLELDRAGISIPFPQLDVHLNQLDAA, encoded by the coding sequence GTGACGACCGCCATGTTTGCCCTGCTGGCCGCCGAGGCCGTCGATCCGCTGAAGACGTCCGACGAGTTCAAACGGTGGAGCGCCGAGACGCTCGCCAAGTTTCGCGCGCTCGATTTCCGCCACCTGACGCAGGAGGAGTGGCTCCACATCGCCACGTATTACGGGCTGCGGATCGCCTTCGTGCTGGTGCTGATGTCGCTCGCCTGGACCTTGTCCGGCTGGGCCTCGGCGATCGTCTCGCGGGCGATGACCCGGGTCAAGTTCGACGAGACGCTCACCAAGTTCTTCGCCAAGCTGGTGCGGTGGCTGATCCTGCTGATCGTCGGGCTCACTTGCCTGAGCTACTTCGGCATCGAGACGACCAGCTTCGCCGCGGTGGTGGGCGCCTTCGGTCTGGCGATCGGTCTGGCGTTTCAGGGGACGCTGTCCAACTTCGCCGCGGGGGCGATGCTGCTGATCTTCCGCCCGTACAAGGTGGGCGACATCGTCAACGTCGCCGGGTACACGGCCAAGGTCTTCGAGATCGAGCTGTTCACCACCACGCTCGACACTCCCGACAATCGGCGGATCATCGTTCCCAACAGTTCCATCTTCGGCGCGGTGATCGAGAACATCACCTACCACAAGTCCCGGCGGGCCGACGTCGACGTGGGGATCAGCTACTTCGCCGACATCGACGAGACTCGCCGCGCCCTCGAATCGGCCGTCAAGAGCGTCCCGTTGGTCGAACTGCTGCCCGAGCCGAAGGTGGTCCTCCTGGGATTCGGGGCCTCGAGCGTCGACTGGCAGGTGCGCGGGTGGGTCAAGACCGACGCGTTCATCGACGGCAAGCAGGCCCTCGTCCGGGCGATCAAGCTGGAGCTCGACCGGGCCGGGATCTCGATCCCCTTCCCGCAGCTCGACGTCCATCTCAACCAACTCGACGCAGCGTAG